A genomic window from Thermithiobacillus tepidarius DSM 3134 includes:
- the gloB gene encoding hydroxyacylglutathione hydrolase, with the protein MLSVHLVPAFQDNYIFCASDGAHGIFIVDPGDPAPVIAFLEERQVRPTAILCTHHHGDHVGGNETLASRYQIPVYGPSQRIPALTRALQAGTHEVEGAAMQVIAVPGHTRDHIAYFFENSLFCGDTLFAAGCGRLFEGTPAQMYHSLQRLAALPTHTQVFCAHEYTLGNLAFAAAVEPDNAAIQARRQETSARRARHLPSIPSRLDLELATNPFLRTRIPAVQNAAHRFDPNCDPNDPIAVFAALRRWKDEF; encoded by the coding sequence ATGCTGTCAGTCCATCTCGTGCCGGCATTCCAGGATAATTACATATTTTGCGCGTCCGATGGAGCACACGGGATTTTCATCGTCGATCCGGGCGATCCGGCACCCGTGATCGCCTTTCTGGAGGAAAGGCAGGTGCGGCCCACCGCCATCCTGTGCACCCACCATCATGGCGACCACGTGGGGGGCAACGAGACGCTGGCGAGCCGCTATCAAATTCCAGTGTATGGCCCCAGCCAACGCATTCCCGCACTGACCCGCGCGCTTCAGGCAGGCACACACGAAGTCGAAGGCGCGGCAATGCAGGTCATCGCCGTGCCGGGGCATACCCGAGATCATATAGCCTACTTTTTCGAAAACAGCCTCTTTTGCGGCGACACGCTCTTCGCCGCCGGCTGCGGCCGCCTCTTCGAAGGCACGCCGGCGCAGATGTACCACAGCCTGCAGCGGCTGGCTGCCCTGCCCACTCATACGCAGGTATTTTGCGCCCACGAGTACACCCTGGGCAATCTGGCCTTCGCCGCGGCCGTGGAGCCGGACAACGCGGCCATCCAGGCCCGCCGGCAGGAAACCAGCGCCCGGCGGGCACGCCACCTGCCCAGCATCCCGTCCCGTCTCGACCTGGAGCTGGCCACCAACCCCTTCCTGCGCACCCGCATCCCTGCCGTCCAGAACGCCGCTCATCGCTTCGATCCCAATTGCGACCCCAATGATCCCATTGCCGTCTTTGCCGCACTGCGGCGATGGAAGGACGAGTTCTGA
- a CDS encoding M16 family metallopeptidase produces the protein MLKKAQHAVGGEAVELTRLDNGVEILSLALPHTQSVALGFWIENGSRHQTAAEDGFAHLLEHMLFKGTPRYSAADLSAAMEPLGGNINAFTDRELTAYHATVLGEDLPEAFALMQEMVLHSHLSADELRLEKSVVAQEVAMVAEDPEDWVQEQLSRRIWGDDPLGWPILGRSSVIRRASRRRLLDYYRRHYVGSRIKIVAAGRVAHDGLVALASRELGDLPRGEGVPPCVPPVFQAGEQVQHRHTFQAHLAWAAEGFAVDTPDYYRASLANLILGGSSGSRLFRQIRERLGLAYSVYSHLEFYRDTGEWRLYAGTERSNWRRCAAEVEQVLAELAAQGPAPEELERGRRHLRAQLLMSLEDVEVRMTRLARQWIYLGRLVPAEESLDALAAVDAEGVRSLVEDRWGRRYRFLCLPEKGGAA, from the coding sequence ATGCTCAAAAAGGCACAACACGCGGTGGGAGGCGAGGCGGTCGAATTGACCCGCCTGGACAATGGGGTCGAAATCCTGAGCCTGGCGCTGCCTCACACCCAAAGTGTGGCGCTCGGCTTCTGGATCGAGAACGGCAGCCGCCATCAGACGGCCGCGGAGGACGGCTTCGCCCACTTGCTCGAGCACATGCTGTTCAAGGGCACCCCGCGCTACTCGGCGGCGGATCTCAGCGCCGCCATGGAGCCGCTGGGCGGCAACATCAACGCCTTCACGGACCGGGAGCTGACGGCGTATCACGCCACCGTCCTTGGCGAAGACCTGCCGGAGGCCTTCGCGCTGATGCAGGAGATGGTGCTGCATTCCCACCTGTCCGCCGACGAGCTACGCCTGGAGAAGAGCGTAGTGGCCCAGGAAGTGGCCATGGTGGCGGAGGACCCGGAGGACTGGGTGCAGGAGCAGTTGAGCCGCCGCATCTGGGGCGACGATCCCCTGGGCTGGCCCATTCTCGGCCGCAGCAGCGTGATCCGGCGAGCCAGCCGCCGGCGGCTGCTGGATTACTATCGCCGCCATTACGTGGGCAGCCGGATCAAGATCGTGGCGGCGGGGCGGGTGGCGCATGATGGCTTGGTGGCGCTGGCGAGCCGGGAGCTGGGAGATCTGCCGCGCGGGGAGGGCGTGCCGCCCTGCGTGCCGCCCGTATTTCAGGCCGGCGAGCAGGTGCAGCACCGGCACACCTTCCAGGCCCACTTGGCTTGGGCGGCGGAAGGCTTCGCCGTCGATACGCCGGACTACTACCGGGCCAGCCTGGCGAATCTCATCCTCGGGGGCAGCAGCGGTTCCCGGCTCTTCCGGCAGATTCGCGAGCGCTTGGGCTTGGCCTACAGCGTCTATTCGCACCTGGAGTTCTACCGCGATACAGGCGAATGGCGCCTTTACGCCGGCACGGAGCGCAGCAACTGGCGGCGCTGCGCGGCGGAAGTGGAGCAGGTGCTGGCGGAACTGGCCGCCCAGGGTCCGGCGCCCGAGGAGCTGGAGCGCGGCCGGCGCCATTTGCGTGCTCAGCTGCTGATGAGCCTGGAGGACGTGGAGGTGCGCATGACGCGCTTGGCGCGCCAATGGATCTATCTCGGCCGGCTGGTGCCGGCGGAGGAATCCCTGGATGCCCTCGCCGCCGTGGATGCGGAGGGCGTGCGGAGTCTGGTGGAGGACCGCTGGGGGCGGCGCTACCGCTTCTTGTGTTTGCCGGAAAAGGGCGGTGCGGCGTGA